From the Gramella sp. Hel_I_59 genome, one window contains:
- a CDS encoding 2-oxoglutarate dehydrogenase E1 component, with translation MEKFSFLNAAHTAYFAELYDQYLKYPDSVEPSWRAFFQGFDFGMQQDGVSEDVLDEAPVDFSEGEIPTHVVKEFQVIRLIDGYRTRGHLFTKTNPVRERRKYVPTLNIENFGLEKKDLQTNFNAGDILGIGPSSLEEIIKHLELVYCDSIGIEYMYIRKPEEIEWIQNRLNVNDNHPDFDATRKKQILKKLNEAVSFETFLHTKYVGQKRFSLEGGESLIPALDALIEKAAEFGVEDFVMGMAHRGRLNTLTNIFGKNAKDIFSEFDGKDYEQDIFDGDVKYHLGWTSCRTTDSGKDININIAPNPSHLETVGAVVEGISRAKMDRRYNGDNSKILPILVHGDAAIAGQGLVYELVQMANLEGYQTGGTIHIVVNNQIGFTTNYLDARSSTYCTDVGKVTLSPILHVNADDAEAVVHSILFALDFRMKFKRDVFIDLLGYRKYGHNEGDEPRFTQPKLYKAISKHENARDIYAEKLKESGVIDDNYLKKLEEEYKASLEEKLEDSRKEETTRITPFMQDEWEGFENVQEDEMMKEIDTTFDLEKLDKVATAVSELPEGKKFMRKIKKIIDGRKQMYFEDNKLDWSMAEHLAYGSLMTEGYNIRITGQDVERGTFSHRHAVVKVEDSEEEIILHNNIEDRDGDFFIYNSLLSEYGVVGFDYGYAMASPTTLTIWEAQFGDFVNGAQIMIDQYISAAEDKWKLQNGLVMLLPHGYEGQGAEHSSGRMERFLQLCAKDNMYVADITTPANMFHMLRKQMKAKFRKPLIIFTPKSLLRHSKVISTKEEFANGSFQPVLDDPDAKADSVKSLVFCTGKFYYDLLKFKEENDRDDVALVRIEQLFPLPVSIMKEMMSKYKNAEDVVWAQEEPRNMGAYGHMLLHFEEARQFRVCSRKFYGAPAAGSSVRFKKRHEKVIASVFDKDLKED, from the coding sequence ATGGAAAAATTTTCATTTCTAAATGCCGCTCATACTGCATACTTCGCAGAACTTTACGATCAATATTTAAAATATCCTGATAGTGTAGAGCCCAGTTGGAGGGCTTTTTTTCAAGGATTCGACTTCGGAATGCAACAAGATGGCGTTTCTGAAGATGTATTGGACGAAGCCCCTGTAGATTTTTCAGAAGGTGAGATACCGACACACGTAGTTAAAGAATTTCAGGTAATTCGATTAATTGACGGCTATCGTACCAGAGGGCATTTATTCACCAAAACAAACCCTGTAAGAGAACGTAGAAAATACGTTCCAACTCTTAATATAGAGAATTTCGGACTTGAGAAAAAAGATCTGCAGACCAATTTTAATGCAGGGGATATTCTCGGGATTGGACCTTCAAGCCTCGAAGAGATCATCAAACATCTTGAACTGGTGTATTGTGATTCTATTGGGATCGAGTATATGTATATTCGAAAACCTGAAGAGATTGAATGGATCCAGAATCGTTTGAATGTAAACGATAACCATCCCGATTTTGACGCTACTCGCAAGAAGCAGATCCTGAAGAAGCTCAACGAAGCGGTCTCTTTTGAAACCTTTTTACATACTAAATATGTTGGGCAGAAACGATTTTCACTGGAAGGTGGAGAAAGTCTGATTCCGGCATTAGATGCACTTATCGAAAAAGCTGCAGAATTTGGTGTGGAAGATTTTGTAATGGGAATGGCTCACCGTGGTCGTCTAAATACCCTTACTAATATCTTCGGAAAGAACGCAAAAGATATCTTCAGTGAGTTTGATGGAAAGGATTACGAACAGGACATATTCGACGGCGACGTTAAATATCACCTGGGCTGGACATCCTGTCGCACTACAGATAGTGGAAAAGATATCAATATCAATATAGCTCCTAACCCTTCTCACCTGGAAACCGTTGGCGCAGTGGTAGAAGGAATTTCCAGAGCAAAAATGGATCGAAGATATAATGGAGATAACTCCAAAATTTTACCGATCCTGGTTCATGGTGATGCTGCAATAGCAGGTCAGGGACTTGTGTACGAATTAGTACAGATGGCTAACCTCGAAGGTTACCAGACAGGTGGAACCATACATATCGTAGTAAATAACCAGATTGGATTTACTACAAATTACCTCGATGCGAGAAGTTCAACGTATTGTACAGATGTGGGAAAAGTAACTCTTTCACCCATTTTACATGTGAATGCAGATGATGCAGAGGCTGTTGTACACTCGATATTATTCGCTTTAGACTTTAGAATGAAGTTTAAAAGAGATGTATTTATAGATTTACTGGGTTACAGAAAATACGGTCATAATGAAGGTGATGAACCGCGTTTTACTCAGCCTAAACTATATAAAGCAATATCAAAACACGAGAACGCCAGAGATATTTATGCTGAAAAGCTGAAAGAAAGTGGTGTAATCGACGATAATTATCTTAAGAAGTTAGAAGAAGAGTACAAAGCTTCTCTTGAAGAGAAACTTGAAGATTCCAGAAAGGAAGAAACTACCCGCATCACTCCATTTATGCAGGATGAATGGGAAGGTTTCGAGAATGTCCAGGAGGATGAGATGATGAAGGAAATCGATACGACCTTCGATCTTGAAAAACTTGACAAGGTTGCCACGGCAGTTTCAGAATTACCGGAAGGCAAGAAGTTCATGAGAAAGATCAAGAAGATCATCGATGGACGAAAGCAAATGTACTTTGAAGATAATAAGCTGGACTGGTCAATGGCCGAACATTTGGCTTATGGTTCTCTAATGACCGAAGGTTATAATATTAGAATTACCGGGCAGGATGTGGAACGTGGTACGTTTTCACACCGTCATGCGGTAGTGAAGGTTGAAGATAGTGAGGAAGAGATCATTCTTCATAATAATATAGAAGACAGGGATGGAGATTTCTTTATCTATAACTCCCTGTTATCAGAATACGGAGTGGTTGGTTTTGATTATGGTTACGCCATGGCAAGCCCGACAACATTAACAATCTGGGAAGCACAATTTGGAGATTTCGTGAATGGTGCACAGATCATGATCGATCAGTATATTTCTGCTGCGGAAGATAAATGGAAACTTCAGAATGGTTTGGTGATGTTATTACCTCACGGTTATGAAGGTCAGGGAGCAGAGCACTCTTCAGGTAGAATGGAAAGATTCCTTCAGCTTTGTGCAAAGGATAATATGTACGTGGCAGATATTACGACTCCTGCGAACATGTTTCATATGCTTCGGAAGCAAATGAAGGCGAAATTCAGAAAACCGTTGATCATTTTCACTCCAAAAAGTTTACTACGTCATTCTAAAGTAATCTCTACAAAAGAAGAATTTGCAAATGGTTCGTTCCAGCCAGTTCTGGATGATCCAGATGCAAAAGCAGATTCAGTAAAAAGCCTGGTATTCTGTACGGGTAAATTTTATTATGACCTGCTGAAGTTTAAGGAGGAGAATGATCGCGATGATGTTGCCCTTGTGAGAATCGAACAGTTATTCCCACTACCGGTGAGCATCATGAAAGAAATGATGAGCAAGTATAAGAATGCCGAAGATGTGGTTTGGGCACAGGAAGAGCCTAGAAACATGGGAGCATATGGACATATGTTGCTGCATTTCGAAGAAGCAAGACAGTTTAGAGTATGTAGTCGTAAATTCTATGGTGCACCTGCTGCAGGTAGCTCGGTAAGATTTAAGAAGCGTCATGAAAAAGTGATTGCCAGCGTATTCGACAAAGATTTAAAAGAAGATTAA
- the odhB gene encoding 2-oxoglutarate dehydrogenase complex dihydrolipoyllysine-residue succinyltransferase, whose amino-acid sequence MALEMKVPSPGESITEVEIAQWLVEDGDYVEKDQAVAEVDSDKATLELPAEASGIITLKAEEGDVVEVGEVVCLIDTDAAKPGSDDTDDSESKDDKSAEAEEIERQESTEDKEDSDKAAAKTEEPSKSSTPSQKQDDTYATGTPSPAAKKILDEKGIDSKDVKGSGRDGRVTKEDAVEAKASMGSPGKGSRGEERKKMSMFRRKLAERLVSAKNDTAMLTTFNEVDMSPIFALRKKYKEEFKEKHGVSLGFMSFFTLAVIRALDEYPAVNSMIDGDYQVSYDFKDISIAVSGPKGLTVPVIRNAENLSFRGVESEVKRLAIKARDGKITVDEMTGGTFTITNGGVFGSMLSTPIINPPQSAILGMHNIVERPVAIDGHVEIRPIMYVALSYDHRIIDGKESVGFLVAVKEALENPEELLMDGDIKRSLEL is encoded by the coding sequence ATGGCCTTAGAAATGAAAGTTCCTTCACCCGGCGAATCGATTACTGAAGTTGAAATAGCTCAGTGGTTAGTCGAAGATGGTGATTACGTTGAAAAAGATCAGGCAGTAGCCGAAGTGGATAGTGACAAAGCAACGCTGGAACTTCCTGCGGAAGCTAGCGGAATTATTACTTTGAAAGCTGAAGAAGGAGATGTGGTAGAAGTTGGAGAGGTAGTTTGTCTTATCGATACCGATGCTGCAAAGCCTGGTAGTGATGACACGGATGATAGTGAAAGCAAAGACGACAAGTCTGCTGAAGCTGAAGAAATAGAGCGTCAGGAAAGTACAGAGGATAAAGAGGACAGTGATAAAGCAGCTGCTAAAACTGAAGAACCTTCAAAATCAAGTACTCCAAGCCAGAAGCAAGATGATACCTATGCAACTGGAACTCCTTCACCTGCAGCTAAGAAAATTCTCGACGAAAAGGGGATTGATAGTAAAGATGTGAAAGGTTCTGGAAGAGATGGTCGCGTAACTAAGGAAGACGCGGTAGAAGCCAAAGCTTCTATGGGATCTCCTGGAAAGGGAAGCAGAGGAGAAGAGCGTAAGAAAATGTCAATGTTCCGTAGGAAACTTGCGGAACGTCTGGTAAGCGCGAAGAATGATACAGCGATGCTGACTACTTTTAACGAAGTAGACATGTCTCCAATTTTTGCGCTAAGAAAGAAATATAAAGAAGAATTTAAGGAGAAGCATGGTGTGAGTCTTGGCTTTATGTCATTCTTTACACTGGCGGTGATCCGTGCGCTTGATGAATATCCAGCAGTAAACTCTATGATAGATGGAGATTACCAGGTAAGCTACGATTTTAAAGATATTAGTATTGCGGTTTCTGGACCTAAAGGACTTACAGTTCCTGTAATTAGAAATGCTGAAAATCTTAGTTTCAGAGGGGTAGAATCTGAAGTGAAAAGACTTGCGATCAAAGCCAGAGATGGTAAGATTACTGTAGATGAAATGACAGGTGGTACTTTCACCATCACTAATGGTGGAGTATTTGGATCTATGTTATCAACTCCAATTATCAATCCACCACAATCTGCTATTCTTGGAATGCACAATATTGTAGAAAGACCTGTTGCAATAGATGGTCATGTGGAAATCAGACCAATTATGTACGTAGCATTGTCTTACGATCACAGGATCATTGATGGTAAAGAGTCTGTAGGATTCCTTGTAGCTGTTAAAGAAGCACTGGAAAATCCTGAAGAACTATTGATGGACGGAGATATTAAGAGATCACTGGAATTATAG
- a CDS encoding retropepsin-like aspartic protease gives MSLKELLQENGYHRIKLKYTKTNHFELKAKINDIEGNFILDTGASSTCVGIDAIEHFDLLSEDSDIKAAGAGATNMLTQVSAKNIVQIGDWKKKKIDLVLFDLKHVNEALENHKAEKVQGIIGADILKKGKAVIDYKGKALFLK, from the coding sequence ATGTCTTTAAAAGAGTTGCTTCAGGAAAATGGATACCATCGTATCAAATTAAAATACACCAAAACCAATCATTTCGAACTAAAAGCGAAGATCAATGATATTGAAGGTAATTTTATACTGGACACTGGCGCTTCCAGCACTTGTGTGGGTATAGATGCGATCGAACATTTTGATCTACTTTCAGAAGATAGTGATATTAAAGCGGCTGGTGCTGGAGCTACCAATATGTTAACCCAGGTTTCAGCAAAAAATATAGTACAGATAGGAGACTGGAAAAAGAAAAAGATCGACCTGGTACTTTTCGACCTTAAACACGTCAATGAGGCACTCGAAAATCATAAAGCTGAAAAGGTACAGGGAATCATAGGAGCCGACATTCTAAAAAAAGGCAAAGCTGTAATTGATTATAAAGGCAAGGCTCTTTTTTTAAAATAA
- a CDS encoding FAD-dependent protein: protein MSTLVQITALPRELEDHHLLLNRAIKKSNIRKDDIGDWRIRKRSIDARKKPVKLNLQIEIWKHGEERSARSPLSLQDVSEAKVIAIIGAGPAGLYAALRAVEAGLKPVVFERGKDVRARRHDLAKINKEQTVNPESNYCFGEGGAGTYSDGKLYTRSKKRGNVLKALEWFVEFGADPDILVDAHPHIGTNKLPKIITAMREAIVDAGGEVHFNSKLTDLKLESDKITAIEINKEKWLHFDEVILATGHSARDIFYLLHERSIMIEAKPFALGVRIEHQQKLIDHIQYHGDDENPYLPPASYSLVEQVDGLGVYSFCMCPGGIIAPCATEQEEVVTNGWSPSKRNNPYSNSGIVVSIEPSDLPGYNENDPFVCLDFQKMVERNCWEAAGKTQQVPAQRMKDFVEGRMSLDFPKTSYQPGIVSVDLNKVLPDLIAKRLRKAFVKFGKKLKGYYTNEAVLHAPESRTSSPILIPRDPETLEHVEVKGFYPCGEGAGYAGGIISAAIDGINCVDAIAKKYEATQAGDSKNLS from the coding sequence ATGAGCACACTGGTTCAAATTACAGCTTTACCCCGGGAACTTGAAGATCATCATCTGCTTCTGAACAGGGCAATTAAAAAGTCGAACATCAGAAAGGATGATATCGGAGACTGGAGAATTAGAAAGCGTTCGATCGATGCCCGTAAAAAACCTGTGAAACTTAATCTACAGATCGAGATCTGGAAACACGGTGAAGAAAGAAGTGCGAGATCACCTTTGTCCCTTCAGGATGTTTCCGAAGCAAAGGTAATAGCAATTATTGGTGCTGGTCCTGCAGGATTGTATGCAGCATTACGAGCAGTGGAAGCGGGATTGAAACCTGTGGTTTTTGAACGCGGGAAAGATGTAAGAGCCAGAAGACATGACCTTGCGAAGATTAATAAGGAGCAAACTGTAAACCCGGAATCTAATTACTGTTTTGGAGAAGGTGGCGCCGGTACGTACTCAGATGGGAAATTATATACACGCTCGAAGAAACGAGGAAATGTATTGAAAGCCCTGGAGTGGTTCGTGGAATTTGGAGCAGATCCTGATATTCTTGTGGATGCTCATCCACACATTGGAACGAATAAATTACCTAAGATCATCACCGCTATGCGGGAAGCGATCGTGGATGCTGGAGGAGAAGTACATTTCAACTCTAAACTAACCGATCTAAAGTTAGAGAGTGATAAGATCACTGCTATAGAAATCAATAAAGAGAAGTGGTTGCATTTTGACGAGGTGATTCTGGCAACGGGACATTCTGCCAGGGATATATTTTACCTGTTGCATGAACGAAGTATAATGATAGAAGCCAAGCCTTTCGCGCTGGGAGTTCGAATTGAGCATCAGCAAAAACTGATTGATCATATTCAGTATCACGGGGATGATGAAAATCCTTATTTACCACCAGCTTCATACAGTCTGGTGGAACAGGTAGATGGACTTGGGGTGTATTCTTTCTGTATGTGTCCGGGAGGTATTATTGCTCCGTGTGCTACAGAACAGGAAGAAGTGGTAACCAATGGCTGGAGTCCAAGCAAGCGAAATAATCCATATTCCAACTCAGGAATTGTGGTAAGTATAGAACCTTCAGATCTGCCGGGTTATAATGAAAATGATCCATTTGTTTGTCTTGACTTTCAGAAGATGGTAGAAAGAAATTGCTGGGAAGCGGCTGGCAAAACTCAACAGGTTCCAGCGCAACGTATGAAGGATTTTGTAGAAGGAAGAATGTCTTTAGATTTCCCGAAAACTTCTTATCAGCCGGGAATTGTAAGCGTTGATCTTAATAAAGTGTTGCCCGATCTAATTGCTAAAAGACTACGGAAAGCCTTTGTGAAATTCGGAAAAAAGCTGAAAGGTTATTATACGAACGAAGCCGTTTTGCATGCTCCGGAAAGTAGGACTTCTTCGCCAATTCTAATTCCGCGTGATCCAGAAACACTGGAACATGTAGAAGTAAAAGGATTTTATCCCTGTGGAGAAGGAGCTGGATATGCCGGCGGAATCATTTCCGCAGCCATCGACGGAATCAACTGTGTGGATGCTATTGCTAAGAAGTATGAAGCAACGCAGGCAGGCGACAGCAAAAACTTGTCGTAG
- the dnaE gene encoding DNA polymerase III subunit alpha produces the protein MYLNCHTYYSLRYGTFPIRELCELAYSNDIWQFAITDINNTSACLEFLRLTNGTKIKPVLGIDFRNAAEQQYIGLAKNNAGFLQLNDHLSNHLHEKEGFETAAPQLPDCFIIYPFGKVVEQKRKNFRSNEYIGVSKEEIGKLRFSEYRNLKDKLVILQTVSFRNKKDFNAHRLLRAIDNNLLLSKLPETEQGKASHKMYPRLEMEAAFEDFPHILENTQQIMDACKVHYDFGKGQNRNLKVYRNTIEEDADMIRRLTYEKLPEKYPKANREVYTRVEKELESIIRLEFVSYFLINLGIVDYARSQNYPFVGRGSGANSVVAYILGITNVDPIELDLYFERFINPNRKSPPDFDLDFSWKDRNDITDYIFGTYKNTALMGTYVTFKQRAVARELGKVFGLPKENIDKLASVFYTFNNLDHLEKLVIQYSKLIEGFPNYLSVHSGGILILDDSVHNYAATFLPPKGFRTMQIDMNIAEEVGIHKFDILAQRGLSKITDTIEIVKQNQPDAELEDIENIQAFKEDPAINELLTTGDCMGVFYVESPAMRGLLTKLQTRDYLNLVAASSVIRPGISSAGMKDEFILRHRFPEKRKEAHPVMYEIMPDTYGVMVYQEDVMKVAYHFAGLSLDDADVLRRGMSGKKTSRGQMEKIENTFRENCNTKGYEPKLIDEVWEQISSFAGYAFPKGHSASYAVESYQSLYLKKYFPLEFMVAAINNGGGFYDLQTYIQEIRRWGGKIHAPCINKSDHPNVIYGKNVYLGFGYIKELEVKTIQQILGNRQFFGEFSSLDDFIDRIQISIEQLSLLLKINAFRFTGMDKHELLWKAYFKLDKNKPKTNQPLLFKPKHKDFELPEFEASKMIEAYDQMELLGFPLCSHFELLKDPLKQNVVTALQLKDHIGKNIEIYGNLVNSKKTGTSNGKYMYFGTFYDPEGVIFDVVLFPSVAEKYPIRSKGIYLCYGEVVSNLGYISISIKTLTRQATQTDPRLVGTNFKFAV, from the coding sequence ATGTATTTAAACTGTCACACATACTATTCACTGCGATATGGGACTTTTCCCATCAGGGAGTTGTGTGAGCTCGCCTACTCCAACGATATCTGGCAGTTTGCTATTACAGATATCAATAATACTTCAGCCTGTCTCGAATTCCTGAGGCTTACCAATGGAACCAAAATCAAACCGGTTCTGGGAATTGACTTTAGAAATGCTGCTGAGCAACAATATATTGGACTGGCAAAAAACAATGCTGGCTTCCTTCAGCTAAACGATCATCTTTCAAATCACCTGCATGAAAAGGAAGGTTTTGAAACGGCAGCTCCGCAACTACCTGATTGTTTTATCATTTATCCCTTCGGAAAAGTGGTGGAACAAAAACGTAAAAATTTCAGAAGCAATGAATATATAGGAGTTTCCAAAGAGGAGATTGGGAAATTAAGGTTTTCAGAATATAGAAATCTGAAGGATAAACTAGTTATTCTACAAACGGTAAGCTTTCGGAATAAAAAAGACTTTAATGCACATCGCTTACTCAGAGCGATCGATAATAATTTGCTGCTTAGCAAGCTTCCAGAAACAGAACAGGGAAAAGCTTCACATAAAATGTATCCCAGGCTGGAAATGGAAGCCGCTTTTGAAGATTTCCCTCATATTCTGGAGAATACACAACAAATTATGGACGCTTGCAAGGTGCATTATGACTTCGGAAAAGGACAGAACCGAAATTTAAAGGTCTACCGAAATACGATTGAAGAGGATGCAGATATGATCCGGCGGCTCACCTACGAAAAACTTCCTGAAAAATACCCAAAAGCAAATCGGGAAGTTTATACGCGGGTTGAAAAAGAACTGGAATCTATCATCAGGCTTGAGTTTGTCTCTTATTTTCTTATCAACCTGGGAATTGTGGACTATGCTCGTTCGCAGAATTATCCATTTGTAGGACGTGGGAGCGGTGCGAATTCAGTTGTTGCTTATATTCTTGGAATTACCAATGTGGATCCTATAGAACTCGATCTTTATTTTGAACGTTTTATAAATCCTAACCGGAAATCTCCGCCAGATTTTGACCTTGATTTTTCATGGAAAGACCGTAATGATATTACAGATTATATTTTTGGTACGTATAAGAATACAGCGCTTATGGGTACTTATGTTACTTTCAAACAGCGCGCGGTTGCCCGTGAACTCGGGAAGGTTTTTGGTTTGCCTAAAGAAAATATCGATAAGCTCGCTTCTGTCTTCTACACCTTTAACAACCTGGATCATCTGGAAAAACTTGTGATCCAGTACAGCAAACTCATAGAAGGTTTCCCTAATTATTTGAGTGTTCATTCCGGCGGAATTTTGATCCTGGACGATTCGGTTCATAATTATGCGGCAACGTTTTTACCTCCCAAAGGCTTTCGAACGATGCAGATTGATATGAACATTGCTGAAGAAGTAGGCATTCATAAATTTGATATTCTTGCCCAACGTGGACTCTCAAAAATCACCGATACCATCGAGATCGTAAAACAGAATCAGCCAGACGCTGAATTAGAGGATATAGAAAATATCCAAGCTTTTAAAGAAGATCCCGCTATTAACGAATTGCTCACCACCGGCGATTGTATGGGTGTATTTTATGTGGAATCTCCTGCCATGCGAGGTTTACTTACAAAACTACAAACCCGGGATTACCTTAACCTGGTTGCAGCAAGTTCTGTGATTCGACCAGGAATTTCCAGCGCTGGAATGAAAGATGAATTTATTCTAAGACATCGCTTTCCTGAAAAAAGAAAGGAAGCTCACCCGGTAATGTACGAGATCATGCCCGACACTTATGGTGTGATGGTTTACCAGGAAGATGTGATGAAGGTCGCTTACCATTTTGCCGGTTTGAGCCTGGATGATGCAGATGTATTGCGAAGAGGGATGAGTGGAAAAAAAACTTCCCGGGGGCAAATGGAAAAGATCGAGAACACCTTCCGGGAAAACTGTAATACTAAAGGCTACGAACCAAAACTGATTGATGAAGTCTGGGAACAGATCTCTTCATTTGCTGGCTACGCGTTTCCGAAGGGACACTCGGCTTCCTACGCCGTGGAAAGCTACCAGAGTTTGTACCTGAAAAAATATTTTCCGCTTGAATTTATGGTAGCGGCGATCAACAATGGAGGTGGTTTCTACGATCTGCAGACCTATATTCAGGAAATAAGACGTTGGGGCGGCAAGATTCACGCTCCCTGTATCAATAAAAGTGATCACCCCAATGTGATCTACGGAAAAAACGTCTACCTGGGCTTTGGTTATATTAAAGAACTTGAAGTAAAAACTATTCAGCAAATACTGGGAAACAGACAGTTTTTTGGAGAATTTAGCTCTCTGGATGATTTTATAGACCGTATCCAGATTTCTATTGAACAGCTTAGCTTATTACTGAAAATCAACGCCTTCCGGTTTACCGGCATGGACAAACACGAACTTTTATGGAAAGCCTATTTTAAACTGGACAAGAATAAACCAAAAACGAATCAGCCACTACTCTTTAAACCGAAGCATAAAGATTTTGAATTGCCGGAATTTGAAGCTTCCAAAATGATCGAAGCTTACGACCAGATGGAACTTCTGGGATTTCCGCTATGCAGTCATTTTGAACTACTGAAAGATCCTCTAAAGCAGAATGTGGTGACAGCTTTGCAGTTAAAGGATCATATCGGGAAAAATATAGAGATCTATGGTAACCTGGTGAATTCTAAAAAAACCGGAACTTCGAATGGAAAATATATGTATTTCGGTACTTTCTATGATCCTGAAGGAGTCATTTTTGATGTGGTTCTTTTCCCTTCAGTAGCCGAAAAGTATCCTATAAGATCTAAGGGAATTTACCTGTGTTATGGTGAAGTGGTTTCCAATCTTGGGTATATCTCCATTAGCATCAAAACTCTCACCAGGCAGGCTACGCAAACCGATCCAAGACTGGTGGGAACTAATTTTAAGTTTGCAGTCTAG
- the dinB gene encoding DNA polymerase IV — protein MKLEKSIIHLDLDTFFVSAERRLDSKLNDKPLIVGGLGDRGVVAACSYETRKFGVHSGMSMKVARQLCPQSIVIKGNASTYTKFSHEVTEVIRSKVPSFEKASVDEFYADLTGMDRFFGITQFAKELQETIKKETYLPISFGLSTNKVVSKIATGEGKPYAQKVIEAGSEKTFLAPLAVNKIPMIGNKTFQKLLNLGVRRIETIQKMPVEVLESVLGKNGRTIWKRAHGIDNPPIIPFHERKSISTERTFNRDTIDMIRLHGTLVAMAESLAYQLRRGNKLVSTVSVKIRYSDFQTYSKQVKIPYTSADHILIPKVEELFKQLYSRRLLIRLIGVKFSGLVGGHYQINLFDDSEDMLNLYNSLDKIKNRFGEHAVMRAAAMDAKTIGRMKNPFNGEPPIVLAHRKQ, from the coding sequence ATGAAATTAGAGAAATCAATTATACACCTTGATCTTGATACCTTTTTTGTTTCCGCAGAAAGGCGTCTGGATTCAAAATTGAATGACAAACCCCTTATCGTAGGTGGTCTGGGAGATCGTGGCGTGGTAGCAGCATGTAGTTATGAGACTCGCAAGTTTGGAGTACATTCCGGGATGTCTATGAAGGTGGCCAGGCAACTCTGCCCGCAGTCTATCGTGATCAAAGGGAATGCTTCCACATACACAAAATTCTCCCATGAGGTCACCGAAGTTATTCGTAGCAAAGTTCCTTCTTTTGAAAAGGCCAGCGTAGATGAATTCTATGCAGATCTTACAGGAATGGATCGATTTTTCGGGATCACCCAGTTTGCTAAAGAACTTCAGGAAACTATCAAAAAAGAAACTTATTTACCTATTTCCTTCGGACTTTCCACCAACAAAGTGGTTTCCAAGATCGCTACCGGAGAAGGCAAACCTTATGCCCAGAAAGTGATCGAAGCAGGTTCAGAAAAAACATTTCTTGCTCCGCTTGCAGTGAACAAGATCCCGATGATCGGGAATAAAACCTTTCAGAAATTATTAAATCTCGGCGTTCGCAGGATTGAGACAATTCAGAAGATGCCTGTAGAGGTTTTAGAGAGCGTTTTGGGTAAGAATGGCCGCACTATATGGAAACGTGCTCATGGGATCGACAATCCTCCTATCATTCCTTTTCACGAACGCAAATCTATTTCAACTGAAAGAACCTTTAACCGGGACACTATCGATATGATCCGTTTGCATGGTACGCTGGTTGCCATGGCAGAAAGTCTCGCCTATCAGCTACGCCGTGGAAATAAGCTTGTTTCTACAGTGAGTGTAAAGATCAGATATTCAGATTTTCAAACTTATAGTAAACAGGTAAAGATCCCGTATACCAGTGCAGATCATATTCTAATTCCTAAGGTCGAGGAACTTTTTAAACAATTATACAGCAGGCGCCTGCTCATTAGGTTAATCGGGGTGAAGTTTAGCGGACTCGTGGGTGGCCACTATCAGATCAATCTTTTTGATGATTCTGAAGATATGCTGAATCTCTACAATTCTCTGGATAAGATCAAAAATCGCTTTGGTGAACATGCGGTGATGCGTGCTGCTGCGATGGATGCGAAAACCATCGGCAGAATGAAGAATCCTTTTAACGGGGAGCCACCTATCGTTCTTGCTCATAGAAAACAATAA
- a CDS encoding (deoxy)nucleoside triphosphate pyrophosphohydrolase, whose amino-acid sequence MIEDNHRVLCAQRSKNMSHPLKWEFPGGKLEAGETLENCLRREIKEELGLDIKVIQRLPSNIHKYSDNKIIELIPFRCSLQTSEIILKEHSKIEWSTVFQLEKFDWAEADIPIVKHYIQTFR is encoded by the coding sequence TTGATAGAGGATAATCATAGAGTATTATGCGCGCAACGCAGTAAGAATATGAGCCATCCTTTGAAATGGGAATTTCCAGGTGGGAAACTTGAAGCTGGAGAAACACTGGAGAATTGTCTCAGGAGAGAAATTAAAGAAGAACTGGGATTAGATATTAAAGTTATACAACGTCTCCCTTCCAATATCCACAAATATTCTGATAACAAGATTATAGAACTTATTCCATTTCGCTGTTCCCTACAAACTTCAGAAATTATTTTAAAAGAGCACTCTAAAATAGAATGGTCAACCGTATTCCAATTAGAAAAATTTGATTGGGCGGAAGCAGATATTCCAATTGTTAAACATTACATACAAACTTTTAGATGA